A stretch of the Aegilops tauschii subsp. strangulata cultivar AL8/78 chromosome 4, Aet v6.0, whole genome shotgun sequence genome encodes the following:
- the LOC109737831 gene encoding uncharacterized protein: MGNLISAGTAAGASGGKVVMADGSVRALSEPVSVAELMMDHPRHFVVDARLLQQRKGAGGACKVAPLPADHVLGAGGVYVLLPATRGKVSAEEARRVLTASRSLARSRSMPGGLRRKLSSRKSREADDADRSAKNEAAVAEMERREETAATADGFDEHRPEFLSRELSCRGWKPSLNTIEERVIPKKVSHWLF; this comes from the coding sequence ATGGGGAACCTGATATCGGCGGGCACGGCGGCGGGCGCGAGCGGAGGGAAGGTGGTGATGGCGGAcgggagcgtgcgggcgctcagCGAGCCCGTGTCCGTGGCGGAGCTCATGATGGACCACCCGCGCCACTTCGTCGTCGACGCGCGCCTGCTGCAGCAGCGGAAGGGCGCCGGCGGGGCCTGCAAGGTCGCGCCGCTGCCGGCCGACCACGTGCTGGGCGCGGGCGGCGTGTACGTCCTGCTGCCGGCCACCCGCGGCAAGGTGTCCGCCGAGGAGGCGCGGCGCGTGCTCACGGCGTCGCGGTCGCTGGCGCGCTCCCGGTCAATGCCGGGCGGGCTGAGGAGGAAGCTGTCGTCCAGGAAGAGCCGGGAAGCCGACGACGCCGATCGGTCGGCCAAGAACGAGGCGGCTGTGGCAGAAatggagaggagggaggagacggcggcgacggcggacgGGTTCGACGAGCACCGGCCGGAGTTCTTGAGCCGGGAGCTGTCCTGCAGGGGGTGGAAGCCGAGCCTAAACACCATCGAAGAGCGTGTCATTCCCAAGAAGGTGTCCCATTGGCTCTTCTGA